One region of Zingiber officinale cultivar Zhangliang chromosome 7B, Zo_v1.1, whole genome shotgun sequence genomic DNA includes:
- the LOC122004229 gene encoding uncharacterized protein LOC122004229 gives MQGPSHGINQLQSPEIHSNESRRASVDAIDSDKGTSYVVPDSQFPPFSSKIGSDDIILNQAPEMGNKSDEDNNKRTVWIVAYDKLLATAYTIMSEDSVVGNVQKSESFWKRVVTYFNTNQAKGAKKRTAEKAKSHWASLKKIINRYNGIYNKWYNDRPSGWSDEDLMVRAHEEYKNDREIRFRPMGQKAAKRKGKERVCLLDELNQFMQQSMAQLEEYNNNKKVDKLIQAHQLLVMDTRGMTNEQLQNHLAICEQLKKKLNM, from the exons ATGCAAGGCCCATCTCATGGAATTAATCAGCTTCAATCACCAGAGATTCATTcaaatgaatcgagaagagctagTGTTGATGCAATTGACAGTGATAAAGGTACATCTTATGTAGTCCCCGATTCACAATTTCCTCCATTTTCATCTAAAATAGGGTCCGACGATATTATTCTCAATCAAGCACCAGAGATGGGCAACAAATCAGATGAAGACAATAACAAGCGAACAGTATGGATAGTGGCATATGATAAGCTCCTTGCAACGGCCTACACAATTATGAGTGAAGATTCAGTAGTTGGTAATGTCCAGAAGAGTGAGTCATTTTGGAAACGAGTTGTGACATACTTCAATACCAATCAAGCTAAAGGAGCTAAAAAGAGAACTGCAGAGAAAGCAAAATCACATTGGGCTTCATTGAAAAAGATCATAAATAGATACAATGGAATCTACAATAAATGGTATAATGATCGACCAAGCGGATGGAGTGATGAGGATTTGATGGTGCGAGCTCATGAAGAATATAAGA ATGATAGAGAAATCCGATTTCGTCCAATGGGACAGAAGGCAGCAAAGAGGAAAGGCAAAGAAAGAGTATGCCTACTTGATGAATTGAATCAGTTTATGCAACAATCAATGGCGCAGTTGGAAGAGTATAATAACAATAAGAAAGTTGATAAACTCATCCAAGCACATCAACTCCTCGTAATGGACACACGAGGCATGACTAATGAACAACTTCAAAATCATCTAGCGATATGTGAACAACTGAAGAAAAAATTGAACATGTAG